In Corvus moneduloides isolate bCorMon1 chromosome 6, bCorMon1.pri, whole genome shotgun sequence, the sequence ACAATTAATCATTTTTACCTCATCAGATGAATTTTGTGCTCCAAACAGAGAAGAATCAAATAAATTAAAGCCAGGTGACTTTTGGGAGAAGttcatgagagaaaagaaagcaggagatTTTGATGCTCCTTCTTCACAACCTAGATTTTGAATGCTGTAAATACAGAAAGGTAGAAACTACATTAATTGTTTTTTAAGTGATGTAgatggcttttttccttctattttttccttttcttcttttttcactttttcacaTCCCAATAGCTTCCATCAATAATTGCTTTTTGCATCACAGAACAGATAACACAATTCTTTAAAGTAAAGGGAAGTGATGTTTTTACCAACTCCCTGCcctctttacaaaaaaaaaaccaaaaagcctgTTTAAAGATAGAAATCAGAGTAACAAGTATTACTGCAGGAAAAGACAATGTGTCTCATATATTTCTAAGCAAAGTACTGATCTTTCAAAACAGCTTCAACTGGAAATGATATTGTAAGATGAAAACTTAATAAATATCAAGCATAACtcaggaaaaaatctgaatattttcagaagagCTTTCTAGAAAATTCTTTCTCTAGTGTCTTtcaaaaagagcagaaatgctTATACAATAAATGTGAGTACAACTTTTTGCTCGGAATCCAAATAAAAGTTGAAATCATACTAGTCAAATGGAGGTGTTTTTGAGAagtgtggttttttcccctttaagtCAGGTGTTTTAGGTGCTCTTAAGAAAGGTTCTGCACTTTCTTCTGCTATGTCAGGATTATCTTCATTTGGCTTAAAACCTGTGTGCACAtcctattaaaaagaaacaaacaatgATGTTTATAACATATAAAATTTCCCAAAATATCATTAGTCCTTTTAACGATAAATATGTTCCCAGTGGAGCCAGCACTGAGCCTATTTATTATAGTTCTGTGCAAGAAATGAGTTTTAAACGCAGACTTTTTTCAAAACCTTGCATCAGCTCACgttaatgaaaatgttatgCACCAATTGATACAAAAACTATGATGTGTGTAGGAGAGTCATCCTAAACAGCCTATTGTTAGGGCAGcacaaaacccctcaaaacacCGACGTGATCAACAGCAATGATCACTTCATTAGCAGTTGGAAGGCGTTGATTGGCTCCTCATTGTCGTGTGCCTTATAATGAGTCACTTTACCAGTTTCTGAGACTCGCCTCTTGCCAACTGAATCAAGTATGTCAAAATACTTTGACCATTCTACATAAACTTCTTACTTATGACAGAAGAAACGCTTTTCTTACTTGAGGTACATACGAACAGTCCATGTGCTCATCTGCTTCTTTATCAGCATGTTCGGCCTCTTGGCTTGCTGCACAAAAAAGACAGCACTGCCTGTATTATAACAGCATTTTAAACAGATACATAAAAACTACATTGTGGGAAAGAATCCTTGAAAAAAGTTCACTAGCTTCTCATTGCTATTGGGAAGGAAGTGCTCTGACTGTGGTTTTCTTAACAACCCACTTTGTGGCTCTGTCCATAACAACTGTTCTGCCACTTACTCACTGTTGTTAAAGCATTACTCAGGCTGCTTCTTGAGGTTTGGTGTGTTCTTCAAACCCGCCCATTGTTCCTGAGAGTGCTGTGTTTGTCTACTCCACCTATTGCCCTCTGAGACTGCTAATACAAATCAATAGAAACCAGGTGGCAACAATATAAAAAGTACATCCATGTGACAGTGATGAAGTGTAGTTTAAAGAACTGGACAAGAGTCAGGATGACAAATGAGAAGAAACATTATCAGACTTTCTGCTATTAGAGTTTCTGCTTTAAGCTTCAGACTGTGCTACATCTCAGGCACTGTGGGTTAAGGTCCTAAGTTTCAGTATTCTCTTTGTTAAAAAATCTAGACTATAATCTGTTATATGCATCTAAATTAGCAGtacaattagaaaaataaatatttaaactgaagCTCAGTTCCTTGTGATTCAGAAATTACAGGTGTATTTGTAACTaccctgtttttttctgtaagcattctgcatgtttttctccagttaattttcatctttaatAATCTTAATCTGATTCTTCAAGATACCTAAATTACTGGGTTTATTATATcccttttcttcacattttctcATGCCTTCTGGGTAGATGTTAAGACTGGGTTTCATTTTACCCAAATAATTTGAGACTTGAGTGTGAACTTACAAGAGATGCTGGATGGATCCTTTCATTCACAATGGTCAGTGCAGACTAAATCCTACATTACTGAGCAGTTCAGTCTCTACTTAAATTAGGACTCTGCCTGTCTGTTATACTCAAATTTTGAGCCTAACAATCAAggtggaaaagaaatgcaaatggtGTGCCTCTTAATGTCAGAATGAAAATCTGGTCCCTAGAATTTTCTAGTTTATAATTATATAATCCAACcttataaaaaaattacagttgtACTTTACCCATTACTGCATTTTCACTCTCAAACTGTTGATTGGAAGTCAACTGCTTTGGAAGATCTGACAGTctaaaagacaaaatttaatGTTTGTCTAAATGTGAATTATTTCCATAAACCCCAGCCTCAAGAATGAAAACTACTTTATTTAAGAAAACTTACCTGAATTTCACTTGGTTTTGTACGCTTACTATTGATGGAACTTGGGCGATTTGTGGGTTATTAGTCCCTGCAGTGTCAACAACCacctaaaacacagaaaaaaattcaaatgaggCAGCGAATGAAATTGTCACTTCAACAATATCACTCTGATTTCTCCTTAGACTGTGGAAATCCTTTCTTTTAACTGGAAATTAAGGATCAGACAATGTAAAAACTTTATCTTTGCTTTACCTACATTTTGACAGCATGATACCCAAAACcacttctgtaattttttaataaagtctTAGTCACAGCACTAATAAATAGATGTGATTAATTAACTTTCCTGTAACACAAATAATGCTATGTCATTTACAAACTTCATGCAGGTTTGCTACTGCTGCAACCTGGTTGCTCATCCTGTCAACACAGAAAGGGCTGAAGCCaggcctggctctgcctctgaAGGCCAACTGAGCATCCACATCAGTCTCAGTCAGCACAGGCCTCATGTGTGGATcgaaaaactgcagaaaaattgGGAAATATTTCCACCTCATAGATTTTCATCAGAGTAGAAGCCATAACTCTTCTATGTAGCATGTATTTGTGCCTTAAGGGCAGGGTGAGGAATCTATGCCTCAGCATCAAATAACACATTATTTTACAGGGAGTGTCTagttcttgtttatttttaattaacaaaatgtATCAAACGGAATTCTATTCAGGGTAGGAGACAAAAAGGCTGGCTCTGCAGAATCTGTCTGCCACTCAACTCCTGTAGCATACAGCACACCATTTCTGAAACATAGCAACCTTCTTTCTTccaatctttttatttttcctcagactccatcttcttttccttgttgCCATCACCCTTTCTTAAAGTTCTCTTAACCTTGACTTACTGCTTCCCACAATTGTCTAAGTGCAATTCTAGGTCCCAGATTCCCAGCCTCATCTCTAGATTACCCTGGCAACAGCCCTTCCACCATCCTCATCATGTCCAACTCCCTAAGCCAGTCACAAATCAGAATTGTTTGAAATTTCTTCTGGTCTTGTCCCACTCAGTCCTGTTACTGCCCTTCATCTTGTCTTGTGTTATGAAGGCTTTGTCTTCTCACACAGGCTTCGCTCTAAACCACTTAGTGATTCACTCACTTCATTCTTCAGTTCCCTTGAAATTCTTAAGAAAATCACAACTCATTATGCTAACTTTTTTtacctaattttttttgttcattaaattttgattttaaacagATGCAGTGAGATGTCCCTCAGAAAGAATGTTTAGAGATAGAAACTTCCCCAAGTTTCTGCACAACATCACAGTTACAAACTCTTCTACCCCTTATGGCCTTACCTCCTCTGATTACTCCATTAATACTTTAACAATCCTATGAATGGTCTTGGACTCCATGAGACTATTGATGGTTTTCACAACTTTGCAAGTTGTACCTCCAGCTTTCTTCTGGATTAGTTTATtgtatttgaataaaaaatattgtatcTGAATAAAGCTGCAATTCACCATTTCAAGAAAGTGTCATAGTAACCATGTTCTTATGGGtgagagacagaaaactgaattGTGGGCTCCTGCAGTGCACCAGGAAGTGTTGTTCGTGGTTTTATTCCTCTCAGCCCAGATTTGTTTCTGGTTAAACCTCAGAATGGAGCCGTTAACTGTAGGCTGTCCTGTACACCTACTCCTTTATGAAGTCTTTCATTATGGAGCAGATGGCTCATGATTTATCAGTAGTAGAAGATTCTGATCCTCCATTAGAGTTCCAAATATTTGCTACATGCAGAATCTGCAAAGgttattttaaatgctaaaaATTACTATACAAAATGAGTTGGTAAGGTGGTCCACCTCGAGTTTGGCATTAGAATACACTTTGTAAGAACATAGATATTTTCGGAATGAAAAGGCaccaaagaaatatttttgctgtgatAACCAAGCAATTGCAGATTACCATGATTAGAAATTTACAGTGCTAACAGGTTTTATGTAAGACATAATACCATGAGGTATATTTgaagtgttttaaatttaaacaaccacataaaacagattttataacTTCATATTTTTACCAGTGGGAGAGCAACACACCTGCGATGGATTTTCTGCAAGGCTGGAGGAACTGCTGGTGGCCAGTGAAAGTTCCActggtttctctttttcttctctccctaaATTTACAAATATTATGTAATATTGTCAGTAGGATTAAGTATCCAAAGCATGGCATTGTTAAACTGAACTTGGGAACAACCCttacaaattttccttttaatagaGAGCAAAAAGAAACTTATCACAAAATATGAAAGTATCAAACAAACAATAGTTGTTTAATATTTACTAATGTGAACAGTGCTAAAGACATTTtagatttgaaattaaattattttcagatgtttctgaCACCATGAATCAGGTCTATCTGTTACTTTACTCATTGCACAGATAAGGGAGAAATCAGACACAGAAGATCCCCAGAACATAAAAAAAGTTAAGCACCCAACTTCCATTGAAAGCTTGGCTTCAACTCTAAGTAGTTGAGCAGTTCACTGGATTTGTTACCATCAATTACCCATTCTTTTGCACTGAATATGCTCACTGAGAAGTCATTAAACACACTGCACCTGTTTCTGCTCGTTGCTTTGAGAACCTAAAACTCTCTACAGACTGGACAAATTTCTTAGGAATGCATGGGACACGTAATGTTTTATACAGCTGATGTTTCTCCTTTGGCAAAGATGGGTGTTCACGCTCTTCAGACACCCTAAacaaattgaaattaaaaaaaaaaaaattcactgcaaaagaaaagaaattgtaaaataTAACTGCTTCAAATAAGTGGAATTCTCAAGGGCACTGGATGTTGTCAAGGAAGTTCTACCACTTTCAGCACCAGTAGTTGATAAAAATgaggttttctttaaataatatCAGAGAGAGAATATCTCTGAAAAAGAAGCCATAAAGGAGTAATAAGCCAATCATAAGAACATTGATGACTTAAATTTTGTCAGTGTCAAAGAAAAGTATTAGTATTGTGGAGTTTTACACTTTAATCAAAGTGTCTCATTATTGTAGTtctgaaatcacattttcacatttaaaaccactttttctctctctctctctctctttgagATTGTCTGGAATACTCACACTACGAAtacacaaaagagaaaactgcagcAAGTGCTTTCACTTGTGGGGTAATTATCTGTGTAGGGTAAATAGCCCTTTACAGTGCAGAAAGACAAAGGTTAGCAGAACAATGAAGAGTAAAGTGGCTATTTGGTACAGGAAAATTTACTACTTTTTAGAATAATGAGttctactttattttctctctggcaTTCCTGCTTAGTGCCTCTGTGCTTCTAGCTACAACATCTGGTTTGTAGCTGACTGAACAAAGCTTTGTTCAGAACAAATGAAGAACTGAGTCAgtctttttgttcttcttgaAATTCTCCATAAACGAAGATAAGATAAAACGTAGGATACACTTTATAATAGAGTGTGGAGTAAAATTAGCAacactaattaaaaaataccacTGAGAAGCACTAGCTAAAATATAAGGACCTAACACATTAAATTCATATACATACACAACTGTGCTCACATAAAACCATGTAAGCACGTCAGCCAAGTATCTCTGATGAAAAGTCTATTTTGTCTTGTAGTTACATTTATacctggtgctgtgctggacTGAGACTGAACAAACTGTACAAAACATATACCAcctaagaaattaaaaaccaaagtAAATCTTTTAGTTACCTTAAGTCTAGATAAGACTAGATAAGATGTGTCAAGAACGAATACTACAGAAAACTGTGGCTGGTGTATCTTTAAATTCAGACACAGGAAGCTCAAAAGCAAGGAGGAATCAAAACTAAGCTAAGCACAGAATTCTGGCTAAACTGCTTCACTTTGTTCCAAATAGCTCATTTTCCCACAAACATCATTCAAAGATCAGTTGAACAAGGCTACTGTGGCTGAGGTCATCAGTTAGACTGCCATAAATAGGGGGGCAGGTTGtggttggggggttttttggttggtttgggtttctttcagAATTTAGGATGTCaaactctgtttttaaaagttcctGGAGTCAGTTTCCTTGTGCCTCTGTAAAACCTAGCAGACAACTCTATATTTCTAAAGACTTGCTctccattaaataaaaaatcctcTTACAATGCATATTTATACAGAAGAATGCCTCAAAGGCAGTTACAAACCAAACTCAGAAGTTCTTAAGATATTCATTCTTTAAGTAACAAAACCTTCCAAAGGAGCCTGCAGTTAAACTCAATGCACATGCAGTACacctgctcccttccctccacaAAAGCACTATTGAAATATAAACCATGCACATCTTCTCTGACATTAATTAATgctactggaagaaaaataaaactgcatcaTGAAGCTCAAAACAATCCAAATTGCAGCAACAAGAATAATcatttgtcttctttctctatttcatTATTAGTAGACATCTGAGTAGATAAAAACTCTTTATCTTGATCCATACtgcaggggttttttaaagtgtaaagaaaaaaagagatattcTTAAGCCAAAATAAAGTGCCATTTCCTTAgtagcattttcttctttgtagcATGAAGAAACCCAAGGATTAATATTAATTTCCACTACAGGAATCAAGTGTATCTCATTATACATATGAAGAATCACACCTGCTTCTGTGGTATTTACAGCTACTGAAACCACATTCAGTATTCTCATCCAGGAGCATTCTTTTGAGTTGGCTTTTCATATATGTTTACATTAGAAGTCCAGGAACAACTTTATAATTACTTTTCTAAGAATTATGTTATCAAGTTTTTTCTTTGATCAGTAGAAGTCAATCACTTCTGATGCAAAGATGCTGAAAGAACTGCAATAATCCACCAAGGAATCTCCTTTATGTGAAGCTTTAGCAAAAAGCTCTCAATTGGAAAGTAAGAGATGGAATTAATACATGACTGAACtggaaaaaagataaagaaagaatTACAGTCATGGAATTAAATCTCTCCCAACCATTTTACAATAGCAGAGAGAATGAACACTATCTATGCCATAGCACAGTCCAAGATACCAGCCTTTCTATGTAATAAATAGAATGTCTAATTGAGAAATCAAGACCAGGGCTTCAAAAGAGTTGAGTCCTGTTTGGTGATTGATGAGAACTCTTGCTTTGGAGATTAAACTGTGATACTTGTCAGTGGAACTGGCGAGCTATAAATCAGCTACAAGAGCTGATAAGAGCAGAGGAATCTGTGTTTTACACTCCTAACCAAAAACTAACTGGCCAGCACTGAATGATTCAAACAacaggctttttaaaagaacagtGTCCACTGCCatcaggctgcccagagcagaaCATACATATCAGCACCTACTAATTGGCTTGCAAGTTGGCTTCTTGTCTTGAAGCCTTCTAAAGCTTTTCATGGCTATTAATTTGTACATTGTTCTGCCCAGTGCTTTCATTGCTCTCCTTAGTTCTTTCCCTTGATGCTGCTGGTTTCATGCTGCTCTGGATCAGTTCATGGAGATTCACGGTacaattcctttttatttcttcttctgtggcAGAAGATGAAGATATCTCCTCTTCACAAAGATCTTTTTTTGCTCAGTAGTAAATTTGTAGTGGTTGCAGGACAGCTTGAAAGAAACTCCTGCCTTTGGTACCCACATCCTGCTGTTGTATTTTTGTAAATTGCTTTGAATCtgcaaaggttttattttatgcCATACAAGCCTTTATGTTGTGGAACATAAGGTGAAGGTACAAGCAGACTCcatgacaggaaaagaaatgtacaAATGGCAGGTCTGGAAGTGCACCCTATGGATTCCTTACCACAAAGATCCTCACCGAGGGATTCTTACACCTGCATAGCCAAAGCATGGATCTCTGCCTCTTACAGCAGGTCTTTGATTGGTATTTTGTGTTCTGCAGACTGAACACACATGGGTTTCTTTGAAAATTCAAAGAGAGTGcttcccatctttttttttttttttttgccttgtcttAAAACTAAGGGGATTTCTTGCTTCCCCATGTTTCTGTTCTTGCCAGTTACAAAAATCTTACATGAGAAGGTAAAATGGGTGTAAAGGCTACACCACAAAGAAATTATCATCTGAATGATTCATAGGTCTGTAAGAAGATATTAAAGACCTAAAATGTCCCTGTGGAAAGGATCTTAGGAATTAttaaaatgacacttttttATAGATATATTCCATTAAATGCCCATTTAAAGCCCTAGAAAGATTCTTTTTCAAGCACACCATAATATAAAATCACTTAAACAAAGTCTTTTGgacatatttttgctttaaaattgaTTTTGGTTTAGAAGTATCAGCTCGGCAGGAGATGTTTCAACATTCACAAGGACTCCAGATAAGTGCAAGATAGTCCTCATGGTGATTTTCAGTCATTGTAATTGAGCTCAAATTAAAGTGAGTCCCAGCTGTAAATGATCACTGACTAATTTACTAAGCCATTAATCCTGTCTATGAAACTTTCACTCATGCTTGTTTTTAAGAACTAAATTAAGAGTTAAATTTCTTAAGTAGTTCAGAGGTGAAGACAACTGACATGTGGAACCCTGACTCCTTTTCCAAATATATATTTAGTAGAGTAAATGTTATTTTATCTCTGACTGCACAGTCACTGTAGTTGCATTCAAAACTACTCACACAGatctctcagcagcagctgatgagAAAATGCTTCTACAAAATCTTTTTATAGCATGTTTCCAGATACATTGAGGTTCCAAGAATCAAAGTATGTCACCATCTTAAACCCCCAGAaatataaaacttttaaaattacatcattaaatcACATGACCAGGATTAGAGAAGCTTGCCAGTCCTTATTTAAGAACAATTTGTGTTTTGTAGCAGTTTTTGTGTAAATTCTGATATAGTATTCTGGATAaaagcaaggggaaaaataattttgaagtgtACCTTTCTTTAAACTCTTCTGGCTTCTCAAgacttttctgattttttccttcagtcttttcagaattatttttatcttctttagTCTCTTTGAATGTCTTAAAAGATAAAGAACAAATGGCATAAAAATTGAcaaaacttgaaatattttagcTACGTGCTGCAAAAGTTTTCTCAACCTGATGAATCAGTGCTCAGTAGTAGTTTTGTAGCCAAGAGGTTCTGAAGAAATAAGGAGAACCAGGTTaaaaagagataattttttttgttggaacTGTAATGACTGGAATAAACACAGACGTTTTGGAGCATGGGCTCTAAATGCCAGAACCTGGAGTTCATAGTTATACACAAACTCACCACATCCCTTCTTCCCGTATGTTTACACAGCACATCCCACATTAGCAGCTTCAGTCTGTGACTGTGAGTGTCaaacaggatcacagaatataaacagaaaaacccaCCCATGCAAAACgtgctgctgtcagcacaaGGCAGTAAATGGAGTCCTTGATCGTCCGGTCCAGACAGGTAAAAGCACCCAGATGCAATGCTATAAAAAGTTACTAAACCTTTACAAGATTGGGCTACTCAGGCTTAAAAGAGACCTTTTACAGAGGAGTGGGTGCAAATTCTGTACTGACAAAatccctttgatttttttgaagATTTTCCCTTAGGAATCAGTGCTTCTCCTAGTCAGTAGAACTGTATTGATCTCCTGTCTAAAATCAGCCAGTTTTACTGCTGGGGATTATATACCCACACAtgtcttttggggaaaaaaaaataaggaggaaagaaggaattcCCATTATTCTTATTGTAAAGCATATTTAGTTAAACACAAACCCTTAAAAGCCCAGTAGGACCTGTGAAAGCTGCACACTCAAGCCCTGGGGGTCACTGAGGAGTGGCCCTCATCTATTTTCAAGTGTATTCTCCTGAACTGACACCAAAGTCATCATGACATGGTGCCTTAGCAGAAACCGTGGCACAAACTGAGGTCAACAGAAAGCAAGCTTTAAGCACCTTTACATTCATGGACCCTTCCTCTCTAAGAAAACATATGTGATGCTATAGAAACATAATTATAAGGCTGGAATCATCCTGTTGGTCTGTGTGCTTGAAAATACACTGTGTTTttgacatttcagaaaatgtgatGGTGCTATGTATGATCACGTATATAACATGgatttatagaaaataaaattaagatacAGTTACCTTTTTCAAGTAGTCAATTTTCATTTGtaattcttctgcttcttttttcagttcaatggtttcctgagcagcagcttcagcaagCTGCAAtgtttcctgtgtttttttcttcatagagGCACTTCCATGTCATGGAATATATTTTAcagcaatatattttttcaagcaAGGGATGCCATCAGATCCCTGACCTCTCTATGCCATAACACAAATGCTAGAGGTGCAGAAAGCTCTGATAAATCTACATTTCCTTGGCAAATTTTAACTCTAACTTCAATTAAGCTTCTCCTAAATGAAGCATTTTGATGGGTATgttattaaatgaaattttattttctttccctgaaatGCTCCCATAAATTTAAACTGAATAGCTGAATTTGACCTTCAGTTTTCTCACAGAGAAATGCGAACACTGCCACTCTAAACaaagatatataaatatataaataattactttcttttctaaTAGAAAGTTGTGAAAGGTAAATATAAAACTTCTTTCCTGCCAACTGAATAAACACTAGAAATCAAGGATACATGTGTACAGCCCAATCATTTACGGATTTAAAAGGAACAGcctctgcaaaaataaaatttactttcagATCATTAActaacaaattaattttcttaacaaATACAAGACAAATTAATAGATCAGGAGCATTTATCTTGGCTTAGTATCAATAACAAAAATCGCAGTATAAcagtaaacattaaaaatagaactaaaaaagagatgaaaattaaaattttgagaGGCTAGATGTAAAGGAATCTTAGAACTTTTTTAACCCAAGAAGTTCAATGATAAACCTTTCCCCATTACATTTATGGGTTAGAGGAAGGAATATCAGTATGTATAATCTAAATTTTTACTcgctgcagattttttttctaaaaatggtGTAACAAAGAGAATGTATTTCATTAGCTTAAAGGAAACTGTGGAAAATTGGAGATTTTCTGTATGGCACCTTTAATATGCAGTGCACTGCCAAAAGGCTTTATTGTAAAAGCATTGACAATAGCAGTACCCAGAATGTCCAAGCAAGCATCTTCTTTCCATTTGTATTTTGCACAGAGTTTCAAAACTctcttttgcatttcttcaacttcttccttttttttgtaatacTCCTGGGCAAGAGCagtttctgcatattttttgcCACGTTCCTGCAAAGTCTTTGTACACTGGGCTATGGAATCCTGATGCATTTTCCTATAAAAAacatgtaatttaatttttttcacaggaaGCTTTTGTTTATAAGGGAAAAAAGCCTATAAATTTATGGCATCAGCTCAGTTAATTTGCTGCTATCAATGGAAGAAAGTTGGATTATATTTAATATGGCaatatttgggtttattttttttactttccagCCATATTCAAGGAAGACTATGCTGTATGTAACAAAGAATAGTCCTGATGTAAAAACCAGCCAAACCTCCCTGTTCTGAAGGCAATGTAGACCGTACCATACCCAAAGGCAGCCTGGCAGATCACAAATGTGTTTCTCCCTGTGTAATTATCATGAAACTCACTGCAGGCCAAAGTCTCTGCTGGTGCATGTTGGCACAATTCCATCAGTTTTGGTGGAGCTGGATCAAAGTTACAGTAGAAGAGAATTTGGCCAAACCTCCCATATTTAGAGAGGCCTGGTGCACCACTGGGCTAAGAGCTGCCTCCAAGGAGATGCTGAGTAATCTCTGTCTGACCCAGGGAAGCCTTAAACACACACATCAGTCACACTGAAACAATAGGACTATTCATACTTAAGCTTAAGCAAACACTTAAATGTTTAAATGGCAAAGAGGCAGAATGCTCAGCTTCTTGTGGGGCTGCCCTGTAAATTAATGTTACACTAAATGCAATTTCACTGACATCATGTGAGCGCATAGCCATGAATTACTAAAGTAGGTAACATCAATTAATGCAGGGAAAGCTTATGTGAACAATGGAGaggcaaattttaaaatattattacacCTAAATATTAGCAAGAAATTCCTTTATGGGAAAAACTATGGAGCATAAAAACGACTGAAGTC encodes:
- the C6H14orf39 gene encoding protein SIX6OS1, yielding MSDKVSINLDEILVKLAFQVEKTRYAKEHVDHQINSYTAKITEKKNRIAWLEENIKTSNEALADLQKQNENCKKNCDAWKPTYAILKKHEEYLKNEIKALGEAAENERKMHQDSIAQCTKTLQERGKKYAETALAQEYYKKKEEVEEMQKRVLKLCAKYKWKEDACLDILEAVPFKSVNDWAVHIASMKKKTQETLQLAEAAAQETIELKKEAEELQMKIDYLKKTFKETKEDKNNSEKTEGKNQKSLEKPEEFKERVSEEREHPSLPKEKHQLYKTLRVPCIPKKFVQSVESFRFSKQRAETGREEKEKPVELSLATSSSSSLAENPSQVVVDTAGTNNPQIAQVPSIVSVQNQVKFRLSDLPKQLTSNQQFESENAVMASQEAEHADKEADEHMDCSYVPQDVHTGFKPNEDNPDIAEESAEPFLRAPKTPDLKGKKPHFSKTPPFDYIQNLGCEEGASKSPAFFSLMNFSQKSPGFNLFDSSLFGAQNSSDETDENFSVGNLNSLSPHKDIGSFFGKPENEAAFAFPFSSESPSHAFGDGKDDVSFSFTFGQDQRSSQSPSMKGFHSSLQNTKPFTFF